Below is a genomic region from Azoarcus sp. KH32C.
TCGCGAACGACGGCGAGGAGGCCGTCCAGCGCATCCGGGCGGAGGTGCCCGATCTGGTGCTCCTGGACGTCATGATGCCGAAGAAGAGCGGCTTCGAGGTGTGCCAGGAGATCAAGTCGGATCCTGAGTTGCAGGGCGTCCGCATCCTGATGCTCACGGCAAAGGGGCGCGACACCGAGATGGCGAAGGGGCTTGCGCTGGGCGCCGATGCCTACATGACCAAACCGTTTTCGACCAAGGAGTTGGTGGAGCGCGTCCGCGGCTTGCTGGCGGAGCGCTGATTGATGACGGCGCGAACGCGGTTCGTTCTGGCGGTTTGCATCCTCGCGCTGCTGATGACAGGGCCTTTCGTGACAACGGCGGTCCTTGCCTGGCTGGGCACCAGCGACGAAGGGCGTGCGGTGCTGGTCGATGCCGTGCTCCCGCATCTGCCGCTCGGGGCGATGATGACGATCATCGGTTTCGCGATCGGCATTGCCGTGTTGCGGAACCTCTTCCGGCAATATGTCCAGGGGCTGCTGCGGATGTCCGAGCACCTCGGCCTGATGCTCGATGCGAACCGCGAATTCCGCGTCAAACCCGAGGGGCCGCCCGAAGTGCAGGCGCTGGCCCATGCGATGAATGCACTCGCCCAGCAGCGCGACGACCTGATGACGGACGTCGAGGCCCAGATCGCGCAGGCCAATCAGTCCCTCGAAGAGGAGAAGAATCGCCTCGCGACGCTGATGTCCGAACTGACGCAGAGCGTGGTGGTGTGCAATCTCGACGGCCGCATCCTGCTCTACAACAACCGTGCCCGTCTGCAGTTTCGCGCCTTGTCCGATGCCCAGGCCGTGGGCGGCGGCGGGGAGCTGATCGGGCTCGGCCGATCGATCTACGCGGTACTCGACCGCAACCTGATCACCCACGCGCTGGAAGGCATCCAGCATCGCCTGAAACGCAGCGCGGTACAGCCGGTCGCGAATTTCGTCACGACGACCCGTTCCGGCCAGCTGCTCCGCGTGCAGATGGCACCGGTGCTGTCGGCCGTGCAGGAGGTGGGGGGGGAGCGCGACGAAGAACGTGCGATCACCGGCTTCATCCTGATGCTCGACAACATCACGCGGAATTTCGAGAACGAATCGCGCCGCGACCAGATGTTGCACACGCTGACCGAAGGCAACCGCGCGGCGCTCGCCAACGTGCGCGCCGCGGCCGAAATGCTG
It encodes:
- a CDS encoding response regulator transcription factor, which produces MAKKILIADDEQNIVISLEFLMKREGYEVLIANDGEEAVQRIRAEVPDLVLLDVMMPKKSGFEVCQEIKSDPELQGVRILMLTAKGRDTEMAKGLALGADAYMTKPFSTKELVERVRGLLAER